Proteins encoded within one genomic window of Candidatus Zixiibacteriota bacterium:
- the rplQ gene encoding 50S ribosomal protein L17, which yields MRHLKSGRKLNRSPSHRWALIRNLVTSLLREERIQTTDAKAKELKRWADRVITLAKQGTLHARRQALGIVRDKAVVRRLFDTIAPRFKDRPGGYTRVVKLGRRRGDAAPLSVVELVGRGEEAAASSAGKKKSERGARKAAKRTRRGEKKAEEAAA from the coding sequence ATGCGCCACCTGAAGTCCGGCCGGAAGCTCAACCGCAGCCCCAGCCACCGCTGGGCGCTCATCCGCAACCTCGTGACCTCGCTGCTGCGCGAGGAGCGGATCCAGACCACGGACGCGAAGGCCAAGGAGCTCAAGCGCTGGGCTGACCGCGTCATCACGCTGGCAAAGCAGGGAACGCTACACGCTCGCCGACAGGCGCTCGGCATCGTCCGCGACAAAGCGGTGGTCCGGCGCCTGTTTGACACGATCGCCCCGCGCTTCAAGGACCGTCCGGGCGGGTACACCCGCGTCGTGAAACTCGGCCGGCGGCGCGGCGACGCCGCACCGCTCTCGGTGGTCGAGCTGGTCGGGAGAGGGGAAGAAGCGGCCGCATCGTCTGCAGGCAAGAAAAAGAGCGAGCGCGGGGCTCGAAAGGCGGCGAAGCGTACCCGCAGGGGAGAGAAGAAGGCCGAGGAAGCGGCCGCCTAG
- a CDS encoding cupin domain-containing protein, translating into MAAFHRSLRDFLRVDVSEEALAALSWRDFGNGLSMARLARQGKRELVLYRVAEGAAPNAFLRHEHVGGELYLVLKGKIVDEHGEYGEGELVFLDPGSVHLPRADGETLVLVLWPDGVRLVEE; encoded by the coding sequence ATGGCGGCGTTTCACCGTTCGCTGCGCGATTTTCTCCGCGTGGACGTCAGCGAGGAAGCCCTTGCGGCGCTGTCCTGGCGCGACTTCGGCAACGGCCTGTCGATGGCGCGGCTCGCCCGCCAGGGCAAGCGAGAGCTGGTGCTTTACCGGGTCGCCGAGGGCGCCGCACCGAACGCCTTCTTACGGCACGAGCACGTGGGCGGCGAGCTCTATCTCGTGCTCAAGGGCAAGATCGTCGACGAGCACGGAGAGTACGGCGAGGGCGAGCTCGTCTTCCTCGATCCCGGGTCCGTTCACCTGCCACGCGCCGACGGCGAGACTCTGGTCCTCGTGCTCTGGCCGGATGGGGTCAGGCTCGTCGAGGAATAG
- a CDS encoding NAD(P)-dependent oxidoreductase produces MEKLGFIGTGGMGRGMAANLIKAGYPLAVNDLNRDAAKELEARGAVFKDSPREVAESSEVVLSMLPYNEAVREVGLGPRGLHEAAGGARLWVDFSSIDKKTIVGVDRELRKKGWVVLDGSAGGVEEAAAAGALSLWLSGPEDVFQRHQAIFRAMGKKIVYVGELGNAKLVKNAMAMFAAIQHLGLAEIFAWLKKGGVDERTFQNVLKNSQQDSEAIDRICRTIVSRQFKPRKSWMPKDVGFGLDMAREMQVPVPFSALAYQMFSIAQAAGLDGYEATGIACRVFDLITGQERI; encoded by the coding sequence ATGGAGAAGCTCGGATTTATCGGCACCGGCGGCATGGGACGCGGCATGGCCGCCAATCTCATCAAGGCCGGCTATCCGCTGGCGGTCAATGACCTGAACCGAGACGCGGCGAAAGAGCTCGAGGCCCGAGGAGCGGTTTTCAAGGACTCGCCCAGGGAGGTGGCCGAAAGCTCGGAGGTCGTGCTCTCGATGCTTCCCTACAACGAGGCGGTGCGCGAGGTCGGGCTGGGGCCGCGGGGTCTCCACGAGGCGGCCGGAGGGGCGAGACTGTGGGTCGACTTCAGCAGCATCGACAAGAAAACGATCGTCGGGGTCGACCGCGAGCTGAGGAAAAAAGGATGGGTGGTGCTGGACGGCTCCGCGGGGGGCGTCGAGGAGGCCGCCGCAGCCGGCGCGCTGTCCCTTTGGCTTTCGGGCCCCGAGGACGTTTTCCAGCGCCATCAGGCCATCTTTCGGGCGATGGGAAAGAAGATCGTTTACGTCGGCGAGCTGGGCAACGCCAAGCTGGTGAAGAACGCCATGGCGATGTTCGCCGCCATCCAGCATCTCGGGCTCGCGGAAATCTTCGCCTGGCTGAAGAAGGGCGGCGTGGACGAGCGGACCTTCCAGAACGTCCTGAAGAACTCCCAGCAGGATTCCGAGGCGATCGACCGGATCTGCCGGACCATCGTCAGCCGGCAGTTCAAGCCGCGCAAGTCCTGGATGCCGAAAGACGTGGGATTCGGCCTCGACATGGCGCGCGAGATGCAGGTGCCGGTGCCGTTCAGCGCGCTGGCTTACCAGATGTTCTCCATCGCGCAGGCCGCCGGCCTGGACGGTTACGAGGCGACCGGAATCGCGTGCCGCGTCTTCGACCTGATCACGGGGCAGGAGAGGATCTGA